TGCAACACAATAACTATAATTNATNTNNGCGTGCGCTGTATTTTGAGTCCAGTAATTTGCATAAGTATCTAAAAGATTTCTCGGGTCAAGTCCTAAAAATGAATAGTGGCTGAAAAACAACGGACCTCCATAACTTTCTCCAAGCGGAAGGNTTATATNGTAAAATTTATTTCCATTTTTAATAGCTCCNTTTCTCGCCCACCCTTCATCGTAAACCGACTTTGTAATAGGAAAAGTTGGAGAAGATGCCGCTAAAACATAAGCGATTAATCCTTCGTTCCAACCCGTAATGGGCATATTCATATCCCAATTGTAATTTGGTGACCAGTGCCAGTATAATTTTTGTTGCCCGTTTTGTTGGAACCAGCTCCACTCTACTCCTCTCCATATACTTTCAATATCCGAATAAAGTGTCTTTTCTTGGGTGGTGTTTTGGTTAAAATATTGTTGAACAGTAAGTAAACCTTGGATTAGGAAAGATGTTTCTATCAAGTCTGCTCCGTTATCTTTTGTGGTAAATGGCTGTACTTTTCCGGTAGTTCCATTCATCCAATGCGGGAAAGCCCCGTGAAATTTATCGGCTGTATTTTTTAAGAAATTTACAATCGTATTCATCCTGTCCAATCCTTGTTGTCGGGTGATAAAGCCCCTTTCAATTGCAATAGGAATAGTCATCACTCCAAATCCCGAACCGCCTGTTGTTACAGTTTCTCCTGAACCAAAACGTTCACGCGCCAAACCACTTACAGGATGTGCATAATCCCAGAAATATTTGAAAGTTTGCTTTTGAACTAAAGTAAGTAATTCCTCCTCAGAAATAGTAGGAAATTTAGGAGTAGAATCGAGTTCAGTGATAAAATAACCAGAAAAATTATCGGTGACATTTGCACCAAATTGTTTTCCCGATTGAATTATTAAATTGTAAGATTTAAAATTGTTTAGATTTTTTTTTAAT
The genomic region above belongs to uncultured Paludibacter sp. and contains:
- a CDS encoding conserved exported hypothetical protein (Evidence 4 : Unknown function but conserved in other organisms), translating into MKSYLLSILILLSFFLISCKTNAPVDDLKNLSVEYVSINSKYMSNNGSVYNIPIDSAFVKIIFSGKIDVQKIDSTKFVISNINYSDINLLQSDNEKTLLFTLKKNLNNFKSYNLIIQSGKQFGANVTDNFSGYFITELDSTPKFPTISEEELLTLVQKQTFKYFWDYAHPVSGLARERFGSGETVTTGGSGFGVMTIPIAIERGFITRQQGLDRMNTIVNFLKNTADKFHGAFPHWMNGTTGKVQPFTTKDNGADLIETSFLIQGLLTVQQYFNQNTTQEKTLYSDIESIWRGVEWSWFQQNGQQKLYWHWSPNYNWDMNMPITGWNEGLIAYVLAASSPTFPITKSVYDEGWARXGAIKNGNKFYXIXLPLGESYGGPLFFSHYSFLGLDPRNLLDTYANYWTQNTAHAXXNYSYCVANXHKNFGYSKDCWGLTAXDIPNSYTASSPTNDVSVIAPTAALSSFPYTPQESMQALHYFYYILGDKIWGEYGFKDAFSLNKHWFADSYLAIDQGPIVVMIENYRTGLLWNLFMKNQDIKNGLTKLGFTY